The following proteins are co-located in the Amycolatopsis tolypomycina genome:
- a CDS encoding DUF4097 family beta strand repeat-containing protein — MARPLLAVGGIVLIGVGLATALGWGWGSKYENTGTVAETVRSVKLEGDSGSVKIRTGSGPSTVHQEVHYNWRSKPEGPFYRMEGDQLVLGSCDTNCTVDFEVVVPAGVPVTGTVDSGGLDIAGVSSVDVRADSGHARVEDVSGVVKLRLDSGAVDLRNVGEVRLQSSSGSITGREVRGPVDVTSSSGSVDFTLTRSNDVKVHADSGSIELAVPGGPYRVEGSSDSGHRKIGVPTDGTAPHVLDLTTDSGSVTVDAA; from the coding sequence ATGGCACGCCCGCTACTGGCTGTGGGAGGCATAGTCCTGATCGGCGTCGGCCTGGCGACCGCGCTCGGGTGGGGCTGGGGTTCGAAGTACGAAAACACCGGCACCGTTGCGGAGACCGTCCGCAGCGTGAAGCTGGAAGGGGACTCGGGATCGGTGAAGATCCGCACCGGCTCGGGGCCGTCGACGGTGCACCAGGAGGTGCACTACAACTGGCGGAGCAAGCCGGAAGGGCCCTTCTACCGCATGGAAGGCGACCAGCTGGTGCTCGGTTCGTGCGACACGAACTGCACGGTCGACTTCGAGGTCGTCGTGCCCGCGGGGGTGCCCGTCACGGGGACCGTCGACTCCGGTGGGCTGGACATCGCCGGGGTGTCGAGTGTGGACGTTCGTGCCGATTCCGGGCACGCCCGCGTCGAAGACGTCTCCGGTGTGGTGAAACTGCGGCTGGACAGTGGCGCGGTCGACCTGCGGAACGTCGGCGAGGTCCGGCTGCAGAGCAGCTCCGGCAGCATCACCGGCCGGGAGGTGCGCGGCCCGGTGGACGTGACTTCTTCCAGCGGCAGCGTCGATTTCACGCTGACCCGGTCGAACGACGTGAAGGTGCACGCCGACAGCGGCAGCATCGAGCTGGCCGTGCCGGGCGGGCCGTACCGCGTCGAAGGCAGCAGCGACAGCGGCCACCGCAAGATCGGCGTGCCGACCGACGGGACGGCGCCGCACGTGCTGGACCTGACCACCGACAGCGGCAGCGTCACGGTCGACGCGGCCTGA
- a CDS encoding YbhB/YbcL family Raf kinase inhibitor-like protein, which produces MPQAPGPYESLPEVPSFTLRSNDVADGETLATPHLSGIFGAGGEDRSPHLAWEGFPAETKSFAITCYDPDAPTGSGFWHWAVFNIPASVTELASGAGDGSGLPEGAVTLKGDGGVKQFLGAAPPPGHGPHRYYFAVHALDLDKLEVPEDATPALLGFTMFGHTLARAVITPVYENKG; this is translated from the coding sequence ATGCCGCAAGCACCCGGCCCGTACGAATCCCTGCCCGAAGTGCCGTCGTTCACGCTGCGCAGCAACGACGTGGCCGACGGCGAAACCCTGGCCACGCCCCATTTGTCCGGCATCTTCGGCGCCGGCGGCGAGGACCGTTCGCCGCACCTGGCGTGGGAGGGCTTCCCGGCGGAGACGAAGAGCTTCGCGATCACCTGCTACGACCCGGACGCCCCCACCGGCAGCGGCTTCTGGCACTGGGCGGTGTTCAACATCCCGGCTTCGGTGACGGAGCTGGCGTCCGGCGCGGGTGACGGCTCCGGCCTCCCCGAAGGCGCGGTCACGCTGAAGGGCGACGGCGGGGTCAAGCAGTTCCTCGGCGCGGCGCCGCCGCCCGGGCACGGCCCGCACCGCTACTACTTCGCGGTGCACGCGCTCGACCTGGACAAGCTGGAGGTGCCGGAGGACGCGACACCGGCCCTGCTCGGCTTCACCATGTTCGGGCACACGCTGGCCCGCGCCGTGATCACGCCGGTGTACGAGAACAAGGGCTGA
- a CDS encoding GNAT family N-acetyltransferase, with translation MRTFGDYELDDDRARLDLDVVWKFLSTEAYWGRWRTREQVEAAIDGSWRVVGAYRGGSMVGFARAFSDGVSSAYLADVFVVDSARGSGLGKEIVREMIDNGPGARFRWMLHTADAHGLYRQFGFAEHTRGHYLEREGPNAANFVN, from the coding sequence ATGCGGACTTTCGGTGACTACGAACTCGACGACGACCGCGCGCGGCTGGACCTCGACGTGGTGTGGAAGTTCCTGTCCACGGAGGCCTACTGGGGCCGCTGGCGCACGCGTGAGCAGGTCGAAGCCGCGATCGACGGCTCGTGGCGGGTCGTCGGCGCCTACCGCGGCGGCTCGATGGTCGGGTTCGCGCGGGCGTTCTCCGACGGCGTCTCGTCCGCGTACCTCGCCGACGTCTTCGTCGTCGACTCCGCCCGCGGCAGCGGCCTCGGGAAGGAGATCGTGCGGGAGATGATCGACAACGGCCCGGGCGCGCGGTTCCGCTGGATGCTCCACACCGCCGACGCGCACGGGCTGTACCGGCAGTTCGGCTTCGCCGAGCACACCCGGGGGCACTACCTGGAGCGCGAGGGGCCCAACGCGGCGAACTTCGTGAACTGA
- a CDS encoding TetR/AcrR family transcriptional regulator, with protein sequence MKLQVDGRKARGEKRRTELIEATLRIIERDGVAGVTHRTVAAEAGVPTTSTTYHFSSLDDLLVATLISCARDMATEVYWMIDRARSRGSRGAEEVAALLAEALGPRRGRTMAEYELYLLAARKPELRPAARRWLDVLTSMVRHDDEVAFRVFLAGIDGLLIQGLIDDEPPSAEELRPVVDYLLKPR encoded by the coding sequence AGTGGACGGCCGGAAGGCGCGCGGCGAGAAGCGGCGCACCGAGCTCATCGAGGCCACGCTGCGGATCATCGAGCGCGACGGCGTCGCGGGCGTCACCCACCGGACCGTCGCGGCCGAGGCCGGCGTGCCGACGACGTCGACGACCTACCACTTCTCGTCGCTGGACGACCTGCTGGTCGCCACGCTCATCTCCTGCGCACGCGACATGGCGACCGAGGTCTACTGGATGATCGACCGGGCCCGGTCGCGCGGCTCCCGCGGCGCCGAGGAGGTCGCGGCCCTGCTCGCCGAGGCGCTCGGCCCCCGGCGCGGGCGCACCATGGCGGAGTACGAGCTGTACCTGCTGGCCGCGCGCAAGCCCGAGTTGCGCCCGGCCGCCCGGCGCTGGCTGGACGTCCTGACGTCGATGGTCCGCCACGACGACGAGGTGGCGTTCCGGGTCTTCCTCGCCGGCATCGACGGCCTGCTCATCCAGGGCCTGATCGACGACGAGCCGCCGTCGGCCGAGGAGCTGCGGCCGGTGGTGGACTACCTGCTGAAACCGCGTTGA